The proteins below are encoded in one region of Cololabis saira isolate AMF1-May2022 chromosome 13, fColSai1.1, whole genome shotgun sequence:
- the LOC133457737 gene encoding flavin-containing monooxygenase 5-like has protein sequence MVGRVAVVGAGSSGLTCIKACVDEGLEPVCFESSDDIGGLWRFKETLEPERSSIYRSLVVNTSKEMMCFSDFPMPGDYPNYMHNSQLLQYFRLYAEHFDLLKYINFQTPVRSVTPTPDFSVSGQWDIVTINKNGEEERHIFDAVLVCSGHYTHPALPLSDFQGQETFSGRCLHSWEYKQGDAYRGKRVVVVGIGNSGGDIAVEISRFAEKTFLSTRQGAWVVGRMAGNGLPLDMTALSRFNIFLTKLLPKTLVNWAAERALNQRYDHGLYGLKPRHRLLDRGLLVNDDLPGRILQGAVVIKPNLRGFKDAGVVFEDGTVEENIHAVIFCTGYHGNFPFLPSALLEGPYDELTLYKRLFPPSLQHPTLAITGLFQVKGPIMPVVEMQARWAAQVFAGLSHLPPENIMLEVIESDRRRNMQSYPCPRQAALQVDFISYLDFMAEQVGVRPKLLRLLLRDPVLFVKIFFGPCTPYQYRLSGPGRWAGARSAILTQWERVTRPFRTRLVPEAETSTSVLCSPWLITFAGALMMAALLSEKIIQCCNMQSSFWTEARLS, from the exons ATGGTTGGACGTGTGGCAGTAGTCGGGGCTGGTAGTTCAGGTCTGACCTGTATCAAAGCATGTGTGGATGAGGGCTTGGAGCCGGTCTGCTTTGAAAGTAGTGATGACATTGGAGGCCTGTGGAGATTTAAG GAGACACTTGAGCCGGAGCGATCCAGCATCTACCGCTCTTTGGTGGTTAATACCTCCAAAGAGATGATGTGTTTCAGTGATTTCCCCATGCCTGGAGATTATCCCAACTATATGCACAATTCCCAGCTGCTGCAGTACTTCAGGCTCTATGCTGAACACTTTGACCTGCTTAAATACATCAACTTTCAG ACCCCGGTGAGGAGTGTTACACCAACACCAGACTTCTCTGTGTCCGGTCAGTGGGACATCGTGACGATAAATAAGAATGGAGAGGAAGAAAGGCACATCTTTGATGCTGTTCTGGTGTGTTCGGGTCACTATACCCATCCAGCCTTACCCTTGTCTGACTTTCAAG GACAGGAGACGTTTTCTGGCAGGTGTCTTCACAGCTGGGAGTATAAACAAGGAGACGCCTACAGAGGAAAGAGGGTGGTGGTGGTCGGCATTGGCAACTCTGGAGGAGATATTGCAGTAGAGATTAGTAGATTTGCAGAGAAG ACATTTCTCAGCACACGACAAGGGGCGTGGGTGGTTGGCAGGATGGCTGGTAACGGCCTTCCCCTGGACATGACGGCCCTCAGCAGGTTCAACATCTTCCTGACAAAGCTGCTGCCCAAGACTCTAGTCAACTGGGCAGCAGAGAGAGCACTGAACCAGCGATACGACCATGGACTTTATGGACTGAAACCCAGACACAG ACTTTTGGACAGAGGACTTTTGGTCAATGATGATCTTCCTGGCCGAATCCTTCAGGGAGCTGTAGTCATTAAACCCAACCTGAGAGGGTTTAAGGATGCAGGAGTTGTATTTGAAGATGGCACCGTGGAGGAGAACATTCATGCAGTGATTTTCTGTacaggttaccatggaaacTTCCCTTTCCTGCCTTCAGCCCTGCTTGAAGGACCCTATGATGAACTGACTCTGTACAA GAGACTgtttcctccgtctctgcaACACCCCACACTGGCCATCACGGGTCTTTTCCAAGTAAAAGGTCCAATCATGCCTGTAGTGGAGATGCAGGCACGCTGGGCTGCTCAGGTCTTTGCAG GTTTGAGCCATCTTCCACCTGAGAATATAATGCTGGAAGTCATCGAGTCTGACAGAAGGAGAAACATGCAAAG TTACCCCTGCCCACGACAGGCTGCTCTGCAAGTGGATTTCATATCATACCTGGACTTCATGGCTGAGCAG GTGGGTGTTCGGCCAAagctgctgaggctgctcctGAGAGATCCTGTGCTCTTTGTGAAGATCTTCTTTGGTCCCTGCACTCCATATCAGTATCGCCTAAGCGGGCCTGGACGGTGGGCAGGAGCTCGGAGCGCCATCCTAACACAGTGGGAGAGAGTCACTCGGCCTTTCAGGACCAGACTGGTACCAGAAGCAGAGACGAGCACATCTGTCCTGTGTTCCCCCTGGTTGATCACATTCGCAGGAGCATTGATGATGGCTGCGCTTCTGTCGGAAAAGATTATCCAGTGCTGCAACATGCAAAGCAGCTTCTGGACAGAAGCAAGATTGTCCTGA